One Paramisgurnus dabryanus chromosome 9, PD_genome_1.1, whole genome shotgun sequence genomic window, TTAATTTTCAAACAAAGTTCAAGTCGACCTCAAACACAGCAGCAAAACTTTCCAATGGACTTACCTCCCCCAGTAAGAAGCCAGTTAACCCCAAAAGGGCTCGACTACCCCAGCTGAAGCGATTACAGTCGGAGCCCTGGGGTCTGATCGCCCCGTCTGTGTTGGCAGCAGCGAATGAAGAGAACAAGAGAGCAAACTCTGATGAAAACGTTGTTGCGGGTGTCAACGGCTTGAGTCTGTCCAAAAGAGGCTTTTTGTACAGGCATAATAGCGTAGATGGAAAAGATATCCTGTTTCCAATGATGGGAGATCAGGCAACGAAAATCTCTCCCACTTCAACATCATCCAAAGCTTCATACGAGAGATCTCTAGCACAGCACCAGCCTCTGGGACGACGTAGCACTCTCCCCTCGGAGCAGGAGGTCTCCGGAGCAAACTTTGGACCAGCTAGCCTTAGAGATACAGTGCACCGGAGAAGACTGGGTAATGAGCACTATGACTCAGACTCCCAGCTATACACAGATTCCAGCTTGCTAGACTCTCCTAAGGCACCTATGGAGAGAAGAAAGCTCAATACATCCCCTCTTGCAATGCTTACAGGTTCGCGAGAGTCCTTGGACAGCAATCCTAGTACCTCCTCCCCTGGCACAGGAAGATGCAGAGCACCTGGTCTGTTGGAGCGGCGTGGCTCCGGAACGCTCTTGCTGGACTACATATCTCACACGCGTCCGGGTCACCTGCCTCCACTGAATGTCAACCCTAACCCTCCTATTCCTGATATAGGAGCCAGCAGCAAGCCCTCGTCCCCACTTGCAGCAGGAATCCGATCGATAGCTCCAGTAGCACCAAACTCACCAAAGAGAGGCAACCTCAGGACGAAGAAAAAGCTTGTAAGAAGGCACTCTATGCAAGTGGAACAGATGAAGCAGCTTTCAAGTTTCGAAGAGCTCAACCACCAATCATGAAACTCAATCTATGAAGATGTAGCAAATTTAAGTTTTTAGATTATGTTGATGCATAGACAGGTGAAAACAAGTACCCAATAATATTTAAAGGTAGTTAGCACTGAATGTAGCCATTTAGGGCAAAGGGATATTCTCTCAATTAATGTGGTACCTTGGAAAAACAGCAATGCCTACacactttaaaaatgaatttttgcacttacattttttttttttttaagtttaatcaatttaaaaatactttattgactagtgatgatgagtttttatatcattttatttattgtttggtTACAGCAAGAAAAGAAtattaagtgaaaataaattgtaaattcaagttaattaaacttataaatttaagtgcaacaaggattttttttactgtgtaaCATAGATAGAAATGCGATTTACAACACAGTCGCAAAAACCCAACAAAAGGATGTGCAATTTTCCGTTCCACAACAAACGCAGGGTTTGTCATGTTAAAGAGCAGGTGAGAGAGCGTGCTTTTATTCTCTTGTGTACAAAGATTGAATTTGACAGCTCCTGTACAGCTAGTTCCAGGAGCAGATCTTCTGTTGCAAACAAATACAGAGATAGAACTAACTGTAATGTCTTCAAAGTCTAGACATCTCTCTATGAGATTCATTAAGGCGGACAGGAGAGTGAATGTAAAACCAGACTGTCAAAGTGGAGCACAGAGGTCAGCAGATCATAGCCATTAAAAGAGTAAATTCCATTGGCTCCTGATTAAAAAACCTGGCGGTCTGCAGGCACAAGAAGTGTTGCTGGCACAgattaataacatttaaaagCTAACATCTATTTGTGTAATGTTAATAATGGCTGTGTGCTAATGATAGAAAAATCTGTCTCTAGTAACTTATTACATCCTTTATTGGTTGCAATAACACATGCAACGTTGCAAATGTAATTATGACTTACtctttaatgcaaagatgattCAGTACTCCTCATATAGAGTCTTTAGTTAACCTTGCTAGGGTGGTTGTCTTCAGAGATTTAAATTGTCAGTTATTTCCACGATGAGTTTAAGAGATTGAATGTTTGTAgctaattataaatatatagataGTATATGTATAGTGCCTTTGCAGGATAATAAAGGGTGTTCTGCATCACAGATTACATTAATATATACTACTACAGTGCACAGCATTTGAATTACAATATTAGAACCGGTTTGCAAGTGAAAAATCACATGTACAATTAGGTAAAAATTGTGATAAAAGCATCCTTAAAAAAGGTTAAAGTCTGTAGCGGAACATGCCTTGTAATAAACCAATGACTATTGTACAGAATAATGTGAAAGTAGGTTTATCCCTTTGTCAGCCAATGTTATGTGGTAGAACAAATGTACACGTGCAAATGCAAAGTGCTTCAGATTCATTGCTGCTATAATGTTAATAGCCACTTGACTGAATAAGGCTGtcaaataataaatgttctgtAGTAGTAGAGTTAGCTGGCTAACTCCTCACTAATTTCCCTTGGATTAAGACGTTAACAAAAGCAATCAGCAGATGGATTTAGGCTTTTGGTTTGTAATTATAAAATACACATGGAATGTGTCAAAACTAATATTAAGTAAttactttataatttattattgcAGGAATTGCTATTCATTTAAGAGTGGCAAAGCACCAACACATATTTATTAATGAACCCCAGCTGAATCAGATATTGTATCACAACTGTCTTATATTAAAACTGTGAGACATACTATAGGTTGTGCTCATGTTTACATTGTTTATTGCATAGTATTTTTGTATGTagtatattgtatattttgaataaatgtcTGTAAAATTATAGTGTTTTTAATCTTTCAGTTGACTATGATGAATATGCATGTTGTGGTGAAATCAGTACTTATTATCTACCAGGTTCAGTGTGAGCAGAGCCACCAATGCAGCATCCAAGTCCCATATCTGTGTTATTTTCTTCCCCAGAGCAGCCACTGGTTTGGGTTTAGCAGTCACTGTGGACATAAAAGTAGAGATAGGTATAAGTTGAATTTATTATACATTTCAAAGGAGTAACAACACAAATATCTCCTGAGGTTAGAACCTGACCTGTATAGGCCAGTGTATTACATTAACAGATTACAGAGGATCCTCTTATAAAGGTGTAGTTAAAATTGATGATTTCAAGATGAAAACTGCCCACGGTAATGATAGTGCCTAAGAATAGAAGTAAAATTAAAACCTGTGGGATGGTGATGAATCTAAAAACCAAAGCATTTTTTTCCAGCAGAGGGTAGGATCATGTTAGATATATGAATCAGACTTATTTGAAAGAGTTTTATGTGTTGTGCCTTAGACTGCAATAATTAAAGACAAGTAAATGTCTTAAAGAATTATTAATGAACATTATTCtgttaaaaattacacaattgTTACAGATTTAACAAAgtacataaaacattttaaaaagattaatgTCAATGTAACTTGTAGTCACACTTATCAATTTAAAGTAGACTAATAGGTGAGATGTAATCAACTAGAAACCACTTCGGTTGTCAGCATTTGACATTGTTATACTTCAATACTGTTGTTCACAAATCAGCTTTTGAAAGCTGTTATGGATAAATTATTGAATTCAATACCAACAAACAATTGTATACAGCCCAAAATGCTTAATAGGGAAAGTTAATTGATGTTAAGAATATCATTGCTGGTTCTTGTGTTAAAAGTATTCAGAGAAACAGTATTTATATACAAAATGAGAGTTTAAATGATTTATTGCTGACCCCTGGTGGACACAATAATACTCAACGATGAAGATAACATCCTATATTTGTGGATTAATACATACATTTTggatataatatataataataatatacaaaaTTGTATGatggatattataatagaattaatatattataatatatacatacattttgATCTAATGGGACTTACATAAGTCATTTTATAGGAGTCTTAAACCTTTGAAACTTTTTAGTCAAGTGTTATTTTTGGCCAGCTATGTGGGTTGGTATATTGGTATGTTAAGCAAACACAAGGTTAAACATGTGTTACTTCAATAAATGCAATTAAAACTTCCATTAATGCAATTAAGGTGCAATACCACTTCAACGTCATTCTATCTTTATGATATTTTAAgcattattacaattattactgctattacatttttaatttgatATGCACTATATTATTTCAGCCctaaattgcatttaaaactGATAAATGTATTACTAAGATCAGTAGGCTACTTCATGATcagtacacaaaataaaagaaTGACTATTATTGCTGTCTGTGTTATTGTTGTCTATGAATGACTATTAACTATACCCTGACATCCTTTTATTCTTACACTAAACTGTATCAAAGTACATgacaaaatatttcaatagtAACCTTGTTTATAACTGTATGTGTACACTACAGTAGTTGAATGCTGGTGAATGTGCTGTAAAATGTATAGGACTTTTTTTGCTTTGACTAGTGCTGAGTGACTACAGTAAGCAAATCTGCACTGTAAAGTAAACAGCTTGCTTTGAATTACACACATTTCAAACCTGTGACTGATAACAGAGGTCATATTGACATACAGTGTGGTGGAGCAATGTTTACATGTTGAATTTCACACGGGCATCATGGCTTAGACTTAAATGACGACAATGCAATCATAAAACAGAAGATTTTTTTAAGGCTTTGCTCTTTAAAGATTTTGgatataaataattttaaacagcCATTTATCCTTCTATATTGTATTTGGGGGGTTAATCAGTTGTCAaacttttaagaaaaatacgTAATTTTACTGtgcatattttctgtttttattgtatGATTTCCAGTGTAACATTTCAATTACCTAAAACACAATTGTATGCTGTGACCTGTGAGACACAACATTAAGTGGTCATAAAATGTGTATTAGTGTTTTTCAGCATCAACATATACTGTATTTCTTTTAGAAATCATTTTTGATGGATAGAAGCCAAATGCATGGCCTCGACATGATCTCCACCCAACCTTCAAATGGCCCAGACACTTCACCTATTTGGCACCTTGACGTGACATGCAGCACATCTGCGCATGTCCAGCATGTTGGCACCTCCCATTTCTTCTCCAAGTATGGAAACCCACCCCGGTTAAAATTAGCGGGGCTGCACAGCAACCAGGCAACGGAATGTTAAGAGGTTATTTGCCTGCCCTGCGTCACTTAGACAGTGTGGTTAATGGTTAATGTCCTTGACTGATTTGTACATACAACTATtattaacaacaaaaaaaaacattttacatgtAAGAATAATTATATTTCAAGTACATGGGACAGAAGCACTACACTGAAAGTTCGGTGAAGGGTTAACTGAAAACGAAAGAAAACGTGCAACGCTGACACATGTAGCTCCGCCCCCACACTAGTTGTGACGTCTGCATTGAGAAGGAGGCGGAGAATGTTGAGCTTATTGCTGTTTGCACCGATTCATTCGATCCTTCCTTCGATCGGAGAGAAGTCGGGAGCAACCTCGAGTAAATTTGGCGACAAAAAAACATGGCTGGCTACTTGAAAGTCCTCAGCTCTCTCTCTAGGTCCGCCGCCACTCTATCAAAAAACCCCGCCGTTCTTGCTCCAGCTTCTTGCCAGAGTTTGCAACAAAGGAACTGTGAGTTTTACACATCAGTTTTTTTTCCTTTGACCTGTCAATAAAGCCTCACCGGCACTGTACCGTTGAATGCTGAGGCGATAGACCTTTATCTTTTAAATGCCACATACCTCAAGCTTGGTGTAAAAGACGCCGGTTGCGGACTATCCTGTCTTTTTAAAAAGCCGGCTCGCACATTCCGCTCTTGTTTCATTTTTGTCTCAGCAGTTTTGTTGTCTCTTCGCGCTTTTCGGTTGTGCTAGCATAACGTTATTTTCTCGATGACGTCCCACATGAAGCGGGAGCCGCACGGCCGCGGTGGCAGAGATGGGGGTTTGCGGGCTCGCGCTTTCTTTGTTCCCCTGCAGAAAACGATTTAAAACGCAGACAAGACACGATATTTATCTCGTTCAATACATTGTGTTTAATACAATGCATATGAAACGCAAAAGCTTCCTTTATCACACCATTGGTAGTTGAACGCTATGTATATGTTGCAAGGAAGAGCGCCGAGTGTATTTTTAGCGTGTGAATTGCACAAATGGACGATGAGCTCCACCGAGACCGCTAAATGATGACTTGTGCAGCGTTTTGCGATTTAAACGCTTGTTATTTGATGTAACGAGTCTAACCTAATGACAAAATGATTTGGTAAACGG contains:
- the ankrd34c gene encoding ankyrin repeat domain-containing protein 34C: MANMLEIRTDGNSLLKAVWLRRLRLTRLLLEGGAYINESNDRGETPLMVACMSKHSDPQSVSKAKLVKYLLDNKADPNIQDKAGRTALMHACSQRAGHEVVSLLLSNGADPSLEDRHGSSALVYAVNGDDKESLKVLLDACKAKGKEVIIITTDKSPSGTKTTKQYLNVPPSPELDERNSPAPCASPSEIDLHASPSPSKEEEKDTVFNFQTKFKSTSNTAAKLSNGLTSPSKKPVNPKRARLPQLKRLQSEPWGLIAPSVLAAANEENKRANSDENVVAGVNGLSLSKRGFLYRHNSVDGKDILFPMMGDQATKISPTSTSSKASYERSLAQHQPLGRRSTLPSEQEVSGANFGPASLRDTVHRRRLGNEHYDSDSQLYTDSSLLDSPKAPMERRKLNTSPLAMLTGSRESLDSNPSTSSPGTGRCRAPGLLERRGSGTLLLDYISHTRPGHLPPLNVNPNPPIPDIGASSKPSSPLAAGIRSIAPVAPNSPKRGNLRTKKKLVRRHSMQVEQMKQLSSFEELNHQS